AAATGATGATCATGCTCTCATAAAAGAAGTGAACTTGTTTAATGCATTGCCTCTCTCTGCCCTCAATTTGTCGCTAAGTTTTGACACCCTATTCCTATGCTTGGTACCTGTGGCACGTTGGCTTGCTGATCCTAGATGAGTGCTATCAATGTGGAAAAGCTCATGAATTGTATAACTAAATTCAGTATACCATCTAGAATGATCTCAATTAAATATTTGATGTTTATGGATCCAACCACCTCAAGGCTTCCGCCATACATTTGCCAGCTGAACTGCCCCACCTCCAATTTTCAGCCTTCATGTTTAACTCATGTAGAATATGCTAAAACAGCCAAGCAACTTACTTGAAACCTCCAATTCCTTTCCTTCGGTTTAATTTGTCATTTCCTAATAACTAATCTCCTCTTGCCTATGTAACTTCTTTACATGAATCTAGTTCTTTTCTAATATTTATAAGCAAGTTTCACAAATGCATCCTGGTTCTCATAATTTCTTTGCCAACCAGCTTACAAAACTTGTCAAAATTGCTTCTCCTGAAGCATTAATTCACGATGGATTCATCCTTGTTGTCTCTTGAAAACTACAGCTTCAACCCACGTTATCTCGAAAGGCATAGTAAAGGCCTGAAGTGTCTATCTTATTGCTTGATGTCATTGCAGTCATGAAAATGGCATCATCAGACTAAATGCTGCAAAGTCAAGTAGTGTATGTGATAACCCAAGACTGAATGGATAAAAAATTAACAGGGGAAAATATTATGGGATATCTGTCAATGGACTACTGTATCCTTCAATCTACTGTCAAACTTGAATGTTATTGTACAAATTGCAGATTCTTATACCGCTACATGCCATCTGAATTGTAGACAGGAGTTTGCTTAATGAGAATTTCTATATGCATGCAACCTATGGCAAAAGTCTCAGCACATTCAGAAATATATCTGGTAATAATAACATAATTGTATATGCCTGGTTGTGTTGATGTATCTCACAATTTAGATATTGCAAATCACAAGCATGATAATTACATGATATTTAGGCATTTCAGGAGCGTGTTGACTCAACGAAGGCACTTGCAATTTCTAATTACTGCTGTCTTAATGTTATCATACAACTAATATTGTTACCTCCCTTTATTTTCTTACTTATCTGTGAAATTTGTTTGGTTGCTAGCATATGATTTGTATATACTCGTTACATATGGATTAGCTTCAACAGATTGCACTAAACTATTGCATGCTTTCCATTCTTTTTTCTTGCTAATTTGTTTATCTGCTTTATAGCCATCCGTTCGGATTCACCTGAAGAATGAGAGCTGGCTGGCTGGGGCACCAATGGCTTGATCATCACTATGACATTCTCTGTCTTGATTTCTTGTGCACTTTCATAAAGCTTTGATATGTAGTCTGATGTGGCTGTTAAGTAAATGCAAGATTTTTCCAGCATGCAAAGAATAAAGTTTTTGATGTTGGTAGATGTCAAACCCAATACTGTTTCGATGGGTTCcttaattttatatgattttagtTTTCTATTTAGAATGCAACATATCTTCTGTTTTTAAGTATTGCTTGATTCCAATAAATGCATGATCTATATGCACGCATTGTAATACTGGAATAATTCAAGCCATTCATCATGCTGCATGTGTTTCATTGTCACTCTTTGGGATTCGGGTGCTTCTTTTTGTCAAATACACTGGGAGTAAAATTTTTTCCAGAGATATGTTGAACTGCGTCAGTGTGCAAGCTTGTGTGTATCTGATACTGGATGACATCAAAAAAATTGTAAGGTGATATTAGTTTGTTTTCAGATTTGCATTATTTGCACCTCATGTCCTCTAATTGGCCCTGATATAAAAAGGCTTTTAGTCTGATTTCTGTGAAGCTAAAGTTCAGGGTTTAAAAGTTAAAGCAATGCAGATTTTGTTGTCAAAAAgaatgaaagagagaagaatttATATCATGCAAGAACCATTAAGGAACATTAACATTCAACTCAGAACCTGAAACCTCGTCTTAACTGAAGGTAATGTCCAGGTGCTGCAAATTAGGAACAACAGAATAAAGCCTAGAGGGTTATGTTATGGTGCTTCAAAGACTGTTTTAGTTATTTTACTGTTGATTTTTTTCTAGCCTTCCGTTTTAAGATTGACTGCATTGATTTATTTATCAGTTTATAACTGGTCATGTGCATGGTTGGCATggtaaataattcaaaatttaaatacaatttAGAAACCAAAATTGTTGGGGTATTTTGGAAGCCgcacctcttcttcctcctctttcctTCTTTTATCTCGATGGATCATCACCCCTTCCCATCAGGGGTTGGTGTGTGGCGATGGAAAGAGAAAAGGGGTAGGGAAGCAAGTGGCGGTGATGGAGAGACAAGCAGTAAAGGTTGAGGAGAAAAGAGTCTCAGTAGTGAtggaaaagaaggaaaaatgaGGGTGGCTTGTGGCTACGGGAAGGCAAGTGATGGAGGTAAAGGAAGAAGAGGGAGGTGGGCTCGAAAGATGGAAGGAGAAAGAGGGTAGGGAAGCGAGCGACGGTGGTGGGGAGGTGTGCGGTGAAGGAAGAAAAAGTATGGTGGCATTTGGCTGCAGGAAGGTGAGTGGTGAAGGTGGATGCAAAGGGAAGCAAGTGATGGTTATGGGAAGGCGGATGACGGCGAGGAAAAACTACGGAAGATGAGgatgattaaaaaataataaaatattatttttaaatatatataaagatGGTagtgttttgatttttttgatttttttgggtAAGAATGAGATGCTcgagattaatatttttttaccatGCGGTCGTGTGAGTGTCACCAATTCCCTCTTACCGTGAAACGTACAGGCAAGGGAAGAAATTTGTATTATTTTATGGATAAgagaatgatatatatatatatatatatatatatatatatatatatatatatatatatatatatatatatatatatatatatatatatatatatattattgtaaATGACTTTTCGTACATGATTATTTAAATTCTTTTATAACGATGGCTTAAATTTTTGGCTGATATTATTAAATAATCATTTTGAGTGTCATTCGGTACTTACCCTATTATGGTAGCATTCctgaaaaaattaatattcaatttgtaataaaaagaaCCACATTTCAACATAAATTTTCAAGAATATTAATATGaaggaaaatatatattttttatactcAAAATTGTGCCATGAGCCAAAAATCTAATGAAAAAGACGTCTATACACAAAAAAgggataatttaattataacattTTGTTGaatgataaataaataataaatcatatttgtaaaaatatattgtatatatgaaaaaaattataagaaaaattaaatttggaAGCCACCTGATTGCATGCACGGAATTAAAGTTACCAGGGTAGGGGGCCAAATAACCGGGTTAGTCATCAACAGCTATCCCGCCGGATCATAATCCAGAACCGATACGATCGGGTGGATTCGGGAACTCCCGGCGGCCCAAAACCATCCATCTCAATTTTTAGTCCCCATTGGAAACCTCCGGCCGTTACAAATCGTTGGTATCTTTGTAAATCTCTCCAATGTCGAGACCTATCGCCAATGCCTGTCCGTCCGTTCTCCTGTCCGTGTCCGCACTCGGTGTCACCGCGGGAAAACCGAATTCCTTTCCTCCCTCCCTCCGGCCAGCCATCCCTGCCACTTCCTTTGTTCtcaatttttcaatttatttttcccaAAAACGAAGGAAGAAGTTCTATTtcttctcaagaaaagaaaaagaatgtagATAATCTTGGAAATTGTAATCCCTCCATCCCAGAAATGATTTGACTTGATTTTCTTGCCCCATTTGATCGATTTCTTGCTCGCTTCTTCGGGATGTCGAGATCGTCGTTCAGCGAGCCGGAGTCGCCGGCGGCGTCGGTGGAGGGGGAGACGACGATGACGAGGACGTCGTCGTCGGCGTCGGCGTCCTCGATGGCGTCGCTTGTGGAGTCGGTCAGGGCGTGCGGGAGCTCGGGGGCGAGGCTCGACAAGGAGTACCTCCGCCGGAGGATCACCATCCCCCACCGCCTGCTGGCCGCCATTGCCGAGGCCATCCGGTCCAGGGACGCCGGAACCACCGCCgcggcggcggcggtggaggAGGTGGGAGCGGACGGCCCTTGCCTCGGGAACGACGACGTGCCGGAGGCGCCCATGGTCGTCTTCGTCAACTCCCGCAGTGGCGGCCGCCACGGCCTCGTCCTCAAGAACCGCCTACAGGAGTTGATGGGCGAGGAACAGGTCACCGATCCTCATTCTCCTAATACTTCTCCTTCTCTCTTGGATTTAGAATACAAGGAATTTTGTTGCCCGGTTTTCAGGAAATGCAATGCCTTCTCTTCACACTCAAAATACCTTGCCACATTTAGAGTACTACTCTTGAACTTAATTATTTCTGGGACGTAATGGTGTTGATCTTATGTAAGAAAAGTTATTGAATACATGACTCAAGAGGGGGAAGAAATTTTTCATACGCATATTAAGAGATATACTTAGTTGAGAATCCAAACAATATAGAAGTTTCAGGGAGAGATTGAAGATGTTTAAGAAGTTTCAGACTAAACTATTGCGGAGAGATAATCATAGAGGCGCAATGTAACATGAACTCGTGGAGGGAGAGAACTAAAGGAGGTTAATTTGTTTGTCGTTGGACGTGGAAGCAGAACGagatacagtccttctatcattcAGAGCTGAAGTGGTGAAAGAAGGGTAGAAATAATCATGCCACTAACTATAAAAAACTTGTCATAGATCATGGCCATGACTTGATGCACATGCTGGAGTAATTTGCTCGTCTGGATCTATTATTTTGATGTCGGAGAAATAAATGACATTTCTGTTTCAAAATTAGAATGGTCAAGTGAAGCATAAATGTGTTATAGTTGCATAAATTTAATATTCACATGCAAATTGCAAAGATCTAAGTGATGCTGTGCATGTCTTGTAATGTTTGGAAAGATTTGATTTGAGTGTCTAGGTAAAGCTTCAAAGTGCATTCCTAATGGACATATGGGACAAAGAATTGACTGAGATGATATTGGCTTGTACAACGGACACAACATGAGGCTGCTGTAAGCACTTGGCTTAGATTTGTATTCCAAAGATAGAGGAGGGAAAGCCAGAAATTGCAGATGAAAGGTCGGAGAAAAGATGAAAATACTGAAACCTAAAAGGTTCTGTCTTGGATAGGCATAAATGCAAAAGACGTTTTATAAAGCTGATCATTAgtaaatatatgaaatatttcATATATGCTAGTTGTCATGCAATTCCTGGTGATCTTCGTAATTAGTTATCTACTTCAAATAAGGCTTTTCGATCTGTTATGTTTATTTGATAACACACTTGTTAATCTTAGCTTTTATTTTGTCGCAAAATTGCATGTTTCTCAGGACTGCTTATTTGTGTGAGGTTGAAAAGTTTATCAATTCTCTAGACTATATATAAGAggttactatttttttaagaattaatGCATTAAGAGTTTTACACATAACTGTTTCTTTATTATATGTAATGCAGGTTTTTGATCTTTCAATGGTGAAGCCTTCTGAATTCATTCAGTATGGTTTAGCTTGCCTGGAGAAGCTGGCTGATCTTGGTGACTTTTGTGCAAAGGAAACTCGGGAAAAGTTGAGAATCATGGTATGTTTGCTGGGGTCTGATCATGGTCACTTATATTTGAGCTCTCTGTTCTTATGGTTACCTTGTGCACCACCTTTCAGTGCTAGCTAATTTTATCTGTTCTTTATCTGCTTCTAGGTGTAAGCTATTGTAATATATGGTACATTTATTTAAGATTTTGTATTTGGTAAtgcttttgaattttaattggaAATATGTGCTGGCCAGCCATTGGTGATTGTTTCTTATTTTGGTTTATTGTTCTGATTTTCCAGTCTTTTCATAGTTTTCTTCTTAGAGTATGGCAAAATTTGAAGAGATTATTTTCTGCTTTTCCAGGTTGCGGGAGGAGATGGTACAGTAGGATGGGTGTTAGGCTGTCTTGGGGAACTTTTTGTGCAGAGCAGAGAGCCAGTTCCTCCTATTGGCATCATTCCT
Above is a genomic segment from Elaeis guineensis isolate ETL-2024a chromosome 1, EG11, whole genome shotgun sequence containing:
- the LOC105039236 gene encoding diacylglycerol kinase 4 isoform X5 translates to MSRSSFSEPESPAASVEGETTMTRTSSSASASSMASLVESVRACGSSGARLDKEYLRRRITIPHRLLAAIAEAIRSRDAGTTAAAAAVEEVGADGPCLGNDDVPEAPMVVFVNSRSGGRHGLVLKNRLQELMGEEQVFDLSMVKPSEFIQYGLACLEKLADLGDFCAKETREKLRIMVAGGDGTVGWVLGCLGELFVQSREPVPPIGIIPLGTGNDLSRSFGWGGSFPFAWRSAVKRSLNKAISGPVCRLDSWHILVSMPEGEVIEPPHSLRYLGESTYTQDGDIEGEVPEKVSCLEGVFYNYFSIGMDAQVAYGFHHLRDERPYLAQGPITNKLIYTGYSCKQGWFFTPCMSDPSLRGLRNILRLSIKKVNCSEWEQIPVPPSVRAIVALNLHSYGSGRNPWGNLKPEYLEKVMDRG